Proteins found in one Halobaculum sp. MBLA0147 genomic segment:
- a CDS encoding SRPBCC family protein codes for MDRLVVETDVYASPEAVYEFLLDFPRYQRYTEYLDTVDRTSGDGGPGSEYALSFSWWKLSYTAHSRVTDVTPPERISWAITRDIDARGSWEIESYDDPPADAPADTETACRVRMLVAFDPDSADSDAVSLPLTVSFGWVLDKLTGLVEEEATRVVRRAVRDLEGDSREVTLDVSVDSEAL; via the coding sequence TGGAGACGGACGTGTACGCGTCGCCGGAGGCCGTCTACGAGTTCCTGCTGGACTTCCCGCGGTACCAGCGGTACACGGAGTACCTCGACACGGTCGACCGGACGAGCGGCGACGGTGGCCCCGGCTCCGAGTACGCGCTGTCGTTCTCGTGGTGGAAGCTGTCGTACACCGCCCACTCGCGGGTGACCGACGTGACGCCACCGGAACGGATCAGTTGGGCGATCACGAGGGACATCGACGCCAGAGGGAGTTGGGAGATCGAGTCGTACGACGATCCGCCCGCCGACGCACCGGCCGACACCGAGACGGCCTGTCGCGTCCGGATGCTCGTCGCGTTCGACCCCGACTCGGCGGACTCCGACGCCGTGTCGCTCCCGCTGACGGTCTCGTTCGGGTGGGTGCTCGACAAGCTGACCGGGCTCGTCGAGGAGGAGGCGACTCGCGTCGTCCGTCGTGCGGTCCGGGACTTGGAGGGAGACTCGCGTGAGGTGACCCTAGACGTGTCGGTCGACTCCGAGGCGCTGTGA